In Gossypium arboreum isolate Shixiya-1 chromosome 6, ASM2569848v2, whole genome shotgun sequence, the following are encoded in one genomic region:
- the LOC108483620 gene encoding magnesium-chelatase subunit ChlI, chloroplastic-like, with amino-acid sequence MATILGPSSAAISASCGSLIYPSSKLVIPSISINAGSCYWKKFYGGIGIQGKKGKPQFHIAVTNVATEINSVQQAQKLGAKESQRPVYPFAAIVGQDEMKLCLLLNVIDPKIGGVMIMGDRGTGKSTTVRSLVDLLPEIKVVFGDPYNSDPEDPESMGIEVREKVTKGEELTITMTKINMVDLPLGATEDRVCGTIDIEKALTEGVKAFEPGLLAKANRGILYVDEVNLLDDHLVDVLLDSAASGWNTVEREGISISHPARFILIGSGNPEEGELRPQLLDRFGMHAQVGTVRDAELRVKIVEERARFDKNPKEFRDSYKAEQEKLQQQMASARSSLSSVQIDRDLKVKISRVCAELNVDGLRGDIVTNRAAKALAALKGRDRVTAEDIATVIPNCLRHRLRKDPLESIDSGLLVIEKFYEVFS; translated from the exons ATGGCTACCATACTAGGACCATCCTCCGCCGCAATCTCAGCATCTTGTGGGTCACTCATTTACCCTTCCTCAAAGCTTGTCATCCCTTCTATCTCCATTAACGCCG GGTCTTGTTATTGGAAGAAGTTTTATGGAGGGATTGGGATTCAAGGAAAGAAGGGAAAGCCGCAATTTCATATCGCAGTTACTAATGTTGCCACTGAAATTAACTCTGTTCAACAG GCTCAGAAGCTTGGTGCTAAAGAGAGTCAAAGACCAGTGTATCCATTTGCTGCAATAGTGGGACAAGATGAGATGAAATTATGTCTATTATTGAATGTCATTGATCCAAAAATCGGGGGTGTTATGATAATGGGTGATAGAGGAACAGGGAAATCCACAACTGTTCGGTCCTTGGTCGATTTATTGCCTGAAATCAAGGTTGTTTTCGGCGATCCTTATAATTCTGACCCCGAAGATCCCGAATCAATGGGTATAGAAGTCAGAGAGAAGGTTACGAAAGGGGAGGAATTGACGATTACAATGACTAAAATCAACATGGTCGATTTGCCGTTAGGTGCTACTGAAGATAGGGTATGTGGAACCATTGATATCGAGAAAGCCCTCACTGAGGGCGTCAAAGCGTTCGAGCCAGGTCTTCTTGCTAAAGCAAATCGTGGGATTCTTTATGTTGATGAAGTTAATCTTTTAGATGATCACTTGGTGGATGTTCTTTTAGATTCTGCTGCCTCGGGTTGGAATACGGTCGAGAGAGAAGGAATTTCAATTTCGCATCCTGCACGGTTTATTCTAATTGGTTCGGGTAATCCGGAAGAAGGAGAGCTTAGACCGCAACTTCTTGATCGATTCGGAATGCATGCTCAAGTCGGGACCGTAAGGGATGCTGAACTCCGAGTCAAGATTGTGGAGGAAAGAGCTCGGTTTGACAAAAACCCGAAAGAATTCCGGGATTCTTACAAGGCAGAGCAAGAGAAGCTCCAACAACAGATGGCATCGGCTCGGAGTTCTCTTTCTTCGGTTCAGATTGATCGAGATCTAAAGGTTAAAATATCTCGGGTTTGTGCCGAGTTGAATGTCGACGGATTGAGAGGAGATATCGTGACTAATAGAGCCGCGAAAGCTCTTGCTGCTCTAAAAGGAAGAGATCGTGTCACTGCAGAAGATATCGCCACCGTTATACCGAACTGTTTGCGACACCGCCTTCGTAAGGATCCTTTGGAGTCGATTGACTCCGGTTTACTTGTTATCGAGAAATTCTACGAGGTTTTTAGCTGA
- the LOC108483621 gene encoding nudix hydrolase 15, mitochondrial-like: MGSYKDPNHGSDDDVENLVQRLRLYKPTPVSDETEFYVKRAAVLVCIFQGNNGDLRVILTKRSSSLSSHSGEVALPGGKQEETDIDDIQTALREAKEEIGLEPSLVNVVTILEPVFTKHRMIVVPVVGILSDTKAFDPCPCADEVEAIFDAPLEMFLKDENRWAEEKEWKGEKYLLHYFHYEAENGKYLIWAFTAGVLIRVASIVYQRPPAFLELRPRFWDMAITGDIPKP, translated from the exons atgggtTCTTACAAGGATCCAAATCATGGATCTGATGATGATGTTGAAAACTTAGTTCAAAGGCTTCGGCTTTATAAACCAACACCAGTTTCTGATGAAACAGAGTTTTACGTTAAAAGAGCAGCTGTTCTTGTCTGTATTTTTCAAGGCAACAATGGTGATCTTCGCGTCATCCTCACCAAACGTTCCTCTTCTCTGTCCTCTCACTcag GTGAAGTTGCATTGCCTGGTGGGAAACAAGAGGAAACTGATATTGATGATATACAGACTGCATTGAGAGAAGCCAAAGAAGAGATTGGCTTAGAACCTTCACTTGTCAATGTTGTCACTATCCTTGAACCGGTTTTCACCAAG CATCGTATGATCGTCGTCCCTGTAGTGGGTATATTATCAGATACAAAGGCATTCGATCCTTGTCCATGTGCAGACGAAGTGGAAGCGATATTTGACGCTCCTTTGGAAATGTTTCTCAAG GATGAAAACCGATGGGCGGAAGAGAAAGAATGGAAGGGAGAAAAGTATTTACTTCATTACTTCCATTACGAAGCGGAAAACGGGAAGTATTTGATATGGGCATTCACTGCAGGAGTCTTGATTAGGGTCGCTTCAATAGTTTACCAACGGCCACCGGCTTTTTTAGAGCTCCGGCCGAGATTTTGGGATATGGCTATTACCGGAGACATCCCTAAGCCGTGA
- the LOC108482978 gene encoding protein trichome birefringence-like 38, which translates to MGFNSQILFYFFFFIASLDFIQETNASEYNESRLLMKGCNLFQGKWVFDPSYPFYLPSKCPFVDPEFDCHGRPDKQYLKYAWKPDACGLPRFNGASFLGKWRGKKIMFVGDSLSLNMWESLVCMIHASVPNSKTTYVRRDPLSFVNFEQYGVTLYVYRTPYLVDIVREKVGAVLHLNSINGGKAWKGMDVLIFNSWHWWTHKGKSQAWDYIRDGSALHKDMNRLLAYYKGLSTWAKWVDTNVDTTKTKVFFQGISPTHYEGREWNQPKRSCNGELQPLSGSKYPVGSPPAAAIVNTILGKMRKPVYLLDITTLSQLRKDAHPSTYSADHSGNDCSHWCLPGLPDSWNQLLYAALLV; encoded by the exons ATGGGTTTCAATTCCCAAATCTTATTCTACTTCTTCTTCTTTATAGCTTCTCTTGATTTCATTCAAGAAACAAATGCAAGTGAATACAATGAGAGTAGATTATTAATGAAGGGATGCAATTTGTTTCAAGGGAAATGGGTTTTCGATCCTTCTTACCCTTTTTATCTTCCTTCTAAATGTCCTTTTGTAGATCCTGAATTTGATTGCCATGGCCGACCTGACAAACAGTATCTTAAATATGCTTGGAAACCTGATGCTTGTGGCTTGCCGAG ATTTAATGGAGCGAGTTTTCTGGGAAAATGGAGGGGAAAGAAAATAATGTTTGTGGGTGACTCACTGAGTTTGAACATGTGGGAATCGTTGGTTTGTATGATTCATGCGTCGGTGCCCAATTCCAAGACTACGTATGTCAGAAGGGACCCTTTGTCTTTTGTTAATTTTGAG CAATATGGAGTGACCCTATATGTATATAGAACACCATACTTAGTGGATATAGTTAGAGAAAAAGTAGGTGCAGTGCTTCATCTAAACTCTATCAATGGCGGTAAAGCATGGAAAGGAATGGACGTTCTGATTTTCAACAGCTGGCATTGGTGGACTCACAAAGGCAAATCTCAAGC ATGGGATTATATTAGAGATGGATCAGCATTACACAAGGACATGAACCGACTTCTAGCATATTACAAAGGGCTAAGCACGTGGGCTAAGTGGGTTGACACTAACGTTGACACTACCAAGACCAAGGTCTTTTTTCAAGGCATTTCTCCCACCCATTACGA GGGCAGAGAATGGAACCAACCAAAAAGGAGCTGCAATGGAGAATTACAGCCATTATCAGGCTCTAAATACCCGGTCGGTTCCCCGCCGGCCGCCGCCATTGTCAACACAATCCTTGGGAAGATGAGGAAACCGGTTTACTTGCTTGACATTACGACGTTGTCGCAGCTGAGAAAAGATGCTCATCCCTCCACTTACAGCGCGGATCATTCCGGGAACGATTGTAGCCATTGGTGTCTCCCTGGATTGCCTGATTCATGGAACCAGCTTTTATATGCTGCTCTGCTTGTGTGA
- the LOC108480757 gene encoding nudix hydrolase 15, mitochondrial-like, with translation MDSSRSLNGGSLPFSSQRLLALAQQLSHYKPPPCSLDDGDEQERIIEETVGKVVSQVGVQESVTPISQNPEKFKPKRAAVLICLFEVDAGDLRVILTKRSSRLTTHSGEVSLPGGKAEEGDKDDIETATREAKEEIGLDPSLVNIVTVLEPFLSKHLLRVVPVIGILTDKKAFKPTPNAAEVDEVFDAPLEMFIKDENRTEEEREWMGEKYLLHFFEYETEKEKKKYTIWGLTAGVLIRAASLVYQQPPAFLEQNPKFKFPKIVGRNTVMR, from the exons ATGGATTCATCAAGATCGTTGAACGGTGGTTCACTTCCATTTTCATCACAAAGACTCTTAGCCTTAGCTCAACAGCTCAGTCATTACAAGCCTCCACCTTGTTCCTTGGACGACGGCGACGAGCAGGAGCGAATCATCGAGGAAACCGTCGGAAAAGTTGTTTCACAAGTAGGTGTTCAAGAATCAGTGACCCCAATTTCCCAAAACCCTGAAAAATTTAAACCCAAAAGAGCTGCTGTTTTGATCTGTCTCTTTGAAGTTGATGCTGGGGATTTGCGTGTTATATTGACAAAAAGATCTTCGAGGTTGACTACTCATTCTG GGGAAGTTTCATTGCCAGGTGGGAAAGCAGAGGAGGGTGACAAAGATGATATTGAAACAGCCACTCGAGAGGCTAAAGAAGAGATCGGGTTGGACCCTTCACTTGTGAATATCGTAACTGTTCTCGAACCATTTTTGTCCAAG CATCTCCTCAGAGTAGTTCCGGTCATTGGCATACTTACCGACAAAAAGGCATTCAAGCCAACACCAAACGCCGCAGAAGTCGACGAAGTATTCGATGCTCCCCTAGAAATGTTCATTAAG GACGAAAACCGAACGGAGGAAGAAAGAGAATGGATGGGGGAGAAGTATTTGCTTCACTTCTTTGAGTATGAAACTGAGAAGGAAAAAAAGAAGTATACAATATGGGGTTTAACTGCTGGGGTTCTGATAAGAGCTGCTTCATTAGTTTACCAGCAACCTCCTGCTTTTTTGGAACAAAATCCCAAGTTCAAGTTCCCTAAAATCGTTGGCAGAAATACCGTCATGCGGTAA